The genomic region GCGATGGGCCGTTGCCAAAGCCGAAGCCGGTCGATGGAAGTGCTGTAAGGGTGTCGCCATTGGAGTCTTTGCCTGCACTTGAACGGCTGATGCCGTTCTTGAGGTCGTTTTTGAGCTCGAGGTACATCTTGGCTCCATCAGAAAGTGGAAAGGGAGAGGATGCGGGTTCTGGCACGTCAGCGCCATTTTGTAGAAGCATCTCAGCCACTGGAAAGGGCTTTCGTGGCAGGGGAGTAGACGGCCTTGGCGGTGTTGTCGCAGATAGTTGTCCAGACGGAACCCGAATGCTTGATGCTGACGGTCCTGAAGAATGTCCAAAGCTGCCGGGCGATGCCGGATCCGCAGCGACCAGCGCCAGGAAGACGGCATGTGTTGATCGTGACCGGTCATGTACGTTGGGGTTCGCTCGTTGCGCCAATGCATGTAGCACGTTCTGAATGTCGTTCTTCTTGATGCTAGTAAGAAGAAAGTCATCAGGTGACAGAGTGCCAGCCTGGTCCTGTACATAAGTTCGTTCGCTGTACTTCGCAGTGATGAAGTGCAATCTTTGCTCTCTGGTCGAATGTGGCGAAGGCTTCAAAAAGCGGTCGAGCTTGGCTTCCCAGATCATATTGCTGACACGGTTGCCGACCAGTAGCAAAACTTCGATGATATCGGGCGTGAAAGCAGACGTGTCTAGCGTTAGTGATCTGACCTTCGAGATGTGAGTGCCGAGCGATCGGTGAATGCCACCGCACTCGATACAGAGAAGTATGCCGAGATTGATGGAACACCAGTCGACTTTGTTCTCGGAGCCGCAGTCAGCACAAATCTTGTTACCCTCGTCAGCGTTGCGAATGCGTTGCAACAGCGCTGACGATTCGGCATCCGTGCTTTCGATCCGCTTGTAAGCAGGCTTGTCACCAGTGCTACTGTATCGGTTCACTGCCTTGGCGGCCTCGCCCCTATTAGGATTCGAGGTCTGGCGATGACCCGAGAACGACATACTCTTGCCCGTCAGAACGGCTGCAATGTCTTTACGGTGCGAACCGCCCTGCGCTGATGTCGGGCTGGGTAGTTGTTGATCCTTAGTCTCGAACGCGCCCGCGAGTGCATTGTTGATCGCTGCGATCCATGATCGCATGTCTTCCTCGGAAGGCGCTTGGTAGATTCTTTTCATCTGCGGCGTAATCACATCGAAACAGAATCTCCGCTCAGAGTCTCGCGCTTCTCTCACAGATGCAACGCGAAGATCGATAGGGTCCATATGCAGATCCAGCTTGTCTTTCCAATTGACGTACTCTGAGAGTTTGCCCTGGTCGAGGACAATCCAGAACTTGTGCCACCCAGGCTTTGTAATGCCTTTCGGATCAACGTGACTGCTAGGTCGGCTCAGAGCCCACAGCAGACCTTCTTTGCGAGTCGCGCCACCAGCTAGATTGGCGGCACTATTGTCCTGCAAGTCTCGTATGCCCTTGAACTTGTCATTGGCCGGACTACTCGACAAAGCCGAAGCGTCATGCGCTGGAGTGCTGAGCATGCCATTGGATGGGGCTTGTACTGGCGGCGCCATCGTTGGTGGCGATGTCGAGTACTGTGGAGCGCCGGTGATGCTAACAGCTCGGGCGCCTGAGTCAATTTCTGATGGCCGAAGGGAGTCCCTAACCGATGAAGAATACGACAAACCAGGTGGCACAACGGCACCGTCCTCGCTGACGAGCTTTGTGCTGGTTTCCAGCATGCGTCGCTTCTCTTCCCGATCTTTGCGCTGCATCTGAAAGTCCTGATCGGCATTCTTCACTTCGGACACCAGAGCATCGAGTTGCGGCACCATCTCTTCTACTTTCTTGGCTGTGGCAAGGTAGCTCTTCGTTTGAGCCTCAGCATACTTGGTGAGTTGCGACAGCACTTCTTGATCCTTCCGGCCACCATGCAGATCGTGCATAAAGCTTGAATAGTCGAAACGTTTAAGCTCGAACGTCCGTCGCTTGGCTTGGTACTTCTCATCGCTcgacttttgcttcttctCCTTCATCGACTCTGTCCGCTGTCCAAGGTATTTGCCGACGTATGCATAGTATTCCTTGCTCTCCTCGTCGAACTCTCGTCTTTTGACATCTGCCTGTTTGATCTCGAGGTTGTAGAGTCTGCTGATCGGATCGATGATGAGTTTCTGTAGGTTCGCCGTGTTCTGTTTCTCGTATTGCAGAATTTCTTTAGCAATCTTATCGAAATAGTGCTCCAGAGCAGGCTGCACAGCATTCGCATTCGAGCTCGAAGCTTCCTTGAGAGCTTGTGTAAAGTCTGACATGGCTTGATTGCACGCATGCTGTTGTGTCTGGGCTGCCTCGGCTGTCTTGAGCACTCTCTTCATGCGGATCCTCATGTGCCCTGTCTTCTGTTCCAACGACTTCATCGTCGCTCGGAAGAGCGGTCCGTCTTCGTTTAGCGACGGATCCTCGCCAGGCCTACATGTCGCGATGTCCACCTTGACAGGTCCTGCCATCGACTGCTGGGTCATGGAAGGCACAAGACCCATTCCATTCTCCGGTATTGGCTCGAATAGAGGTGACTGTGGTTCCTTGTAGTCCTTGTAGCTGCCTTCACCTTCCGAATCGCTGATGTTGCTCACTCTCGACTCGATCGATTGCGTCGACGGGACTCTCAGCCTCGGCGGCACATTGACCTCGAGTCTGTCGAGCCTAGGCGACTTCGGTATCGAGCTGATGTTCCTCTGTGTATTCTGCACCCAGAAGCTGAAACTCGCCAGTGTATCCAGTCTATGCGCGCGCTGATTGTACTCTGCAAAACTGCAGCTCGTCCGCCAACCACCTCCTCGATCCTCCGATGGCTTCGGCGGCCGCCATTTCCACATCCAACTAAACTGCGCTGTTGCATTGCCGGCTGTCGCATAGTCTCCCACAAGCTGTACATTGGGATTCTTGTGCAAGTTCGGGTCGGAGTGGAATTCGCGAGTCACCAGGTTGTCGACCTCCCTCGCTGTGGATGCGAAGACATAGGTCAAGCCAGAGATGTTGGTATCGGCCATCGTCGTTATCGCGGTTGCTC from Fulvia fulva chromosome 10, complete sequence harbors:
- a CDS encoding putative ribosylation factor GTPase-activating protein cnt6, coding for MGNVASKQDDTSPLVLTDQSRFSISSINVADSRGSTVLRLTPNAFPATRYIIQRDAFDDTPVEYVQDPESIANGLPPSFLIRLSNSDDLNFHFTFTLRRQNQPASLTTNANGATAITTMADTNISGLTYVFASTAREVDNLVTREFHSDPNLHKNPNVQLVGDYATAGNATAQFSWMWKWRPPKPSEDRGGGWRTSCSFAEYNQRAHRLDTLASFSFWVQNTQRNISSIPKSPRLDRLEVNVPPRLRVPSTQSIESRVSNISDSEGEGSYKDYKEPQSPLFEPIPENGMGLVPSMTQQSMAGPVKVDIATCRPGEDPSLNEDGPLFRATMKSLEQKTGHMRIRMKRVLKTAEAAQTQQHACNQAMSDFTQALKEASSSNANAVQPALEHYFDKIAKEILQYEKQNTANLQKLIIDPISRLYNLEIKQADVKRREFDEESKEYYAYVGKYLGQRTESMKEKKQKSSDEKYQAKRRTFELKRFDYSSFMHDLHGGRKDQEVLSQLTKYAEAQTKSYLATAKKVEEMVPQLDALVSEVKNADQDFQMQRKDREEKRRMLETSTKLVSEDGAVVPPGLSYSSSVRDSLRPSEIDSGARAVSITGAPQYSTSPPTMAPPVQAPSNGMLSTPAHDASALSSSPANDKFKGIRDLQDNSAANLAGGATRKEGLLWALSRPSSHVDPKGITKPGWHKFWIVLDQGKLSEYVNWKDKLDLHMDPIDLRVASVREARDSERRFCFDVITPQMKRIYQAPSEEDMRSWIAAINNALAGAFETKDQQLPSPTSAQGGSHRKDIAAVLTGKSMSFSGHRQTSNPNRGEAAKAVNRYSSTGDKPAYKRIESTDAESSALLQRIRNADEGNKICADCGSENKVDWCSINLGILLCIECGGIHRSLGTHISKVRSLTLDTSAFTPDIIEVLLLVGNRVSNMIWEAKLDRFLKPSPHSTREQRLHFITAKYSERTYVQDQAGTLSPDDFLLTSIKKNDIQNVLHALAQRANPNVHDRSRSTHAVFLALVAADPASPGSFGHSSGPSASSIRVPSGQLSATTPPRPSTPLPRKPFPVAEMLLQNGADVPEPASSPFPLSDGAKMYLELKNDLKNGISRSSAGKDSNGDTLTALPSTGFGFGNGPSPAMKERERLLKRNSAGPASRPRSRPSLGSDAIENMKK